The following coding sequences are from one Ornithodoros turicata isolate Travis chromosome 1, ASM3712646v1, whole genome shotgun sequence window:
- the LOC135377632 gene encoding uncharacterized protein LOC135377632, whose product MQLPQSLRNKGIARPLHSEVALDLRLPAVETPQYDTDHGHYKFGYDIVNHYGARNGRWEAGSAYGPVVGSYYLGDIDGRHRTVNYVADKHGFRAVVKTNEPGTKTSLPAAAPYVSAHGKHVPAYGHGGYGHGGYGHGGYGGYGHGGYGGYGHGGYGGYGGYGHGGYGGYGHGGYGGYGHGGYGHGFYG is encoded by the exons ATGCAGCTACCACAGTCACTGAGAAACAAGGGCATAGCGCGTCCATTGCATTCGGAGGTCGCCCTGGACTTGAGGCTACCCGCGGTGGAGACACCTCAATATGATACG GACCACGGACACTACAAGTTTGGCTACGACATCGTCAACCACTACGGTGCCAGGAACGGACGCTGGGAGGCCGGATCTGCTTACGGTCCAGTCGTCGGTTCTTACTACCTGGGTGACATCGACGGTAGACACCGTACCGTTAACTACGTAGCAGACAAGCACGGCTTCCGCGCCGTCGTTAAGACCAACGAACCCGGCACCAAGACAAGTCTTCCTGCCGCTGCACCTTACGTATCTGCTCACGGAAAGCACGTTCCTGCTTACGGCCACGGTGGTTACGGTCACGGAGGCTACGGTCACGGCGGCTATGGTGGATATGGTCACGGAGGTTACGGTGGCTATGGACACGGCGGTTATGGTGGATATGGAGGATACGGTCACGGAGGCTATGGTGGTTATGGTCATGGAGGCTATGGTGGTTATGGTCATGGAGGCTATGGTCACGGATTCTACGGTTAA